The Streptomyces sp. NBC_00569 genomic sequence GGCGCTGGCGTCCGGCGTGACCCGCAAGGCGGCGATCCAGCGGACGCTGCTCCCGGTGCTCCTCGGCTGGTTCGCCGACTCCGCCGACCCGGACGCCGGGCTGCTCAACTTCCGCAAGGTGTCCGACGCGCTGGGCAAGACGCCCTGGTACCTGCGCCTGCTGCGGGACGAGGGCGCGGCCGCGGAGAACCTCGCCCGCGTGCTCTCGGCCGGGCGGCTCGCGCCCGATCTGCTGATGCGCGCGCCGGAGGCCGTCGCCCTCCTCGGCGACCAGCGGGGCCTCGAACCGCGCGGGCACGCCCAGCTGGAGCAGGAGGTGCTCGCCGCGGTCGGGCGCGCGGACGGCGCCGAGCAGGCGGTCGCCGCGGCCCGCGGCGTGCGGCGGCGTGAGCTGTTCCGTACGTCGGCCGCCGACATCATCGCCTCGTACGGCACCGAGGACACGCCCGCCGAGGCCGACCAGGGCGCCCTGGTGGACCGCGTCGGCGGCGCGGTCTCCGACATCACGGCCGCGACCCTCGCCGGGACGCTGCGGGCCGTCGTGCGCGAGGGGTGGGGGGACGAGCTGCCCACCCGGTTCTGCGTCATCGCCATGGGGCGGTTCGGCGGACACGAGCTCGGCTACGGGTCGGACGCCGACGTGCTGTTCGTGCACGAGCCGCGCGAGGGCGTCGACGACCAGGAGGCGGCGAAGGCCGCGAACCGCGTCGTGTCCGAGATGCGGCGGCTGCTCGCCCTGCCGAGCGCGGATCCGCCGCTCCTCATCGACGCGGACCTGCGGCCCGAGGGCAAGTCGGGTCCGGTCGTGCGCACCCTCAAGTCCTATGAGGCGTACTACCGGCGATGGTCCCTGGTGTGGGAGTCGCAGGCGCTCCTGCGGGCCGAACCGGTCGCGGGCGACCTGGACCTGGGGCGGCGCTTCATCGACCTCATCGACCCGCTGCGGTTCCCGGCCGAGGGGCTCGGCGAGGACGCCGTGCGCGAGATCCGGCGGCTCAAGGCGCGGATGGAGTCCGAGCGGCTGCCGCGCGGCGCGGACCCGACGCTGCACACGAAGCTGGGCCGCGGCGGGCTCTCCGACGTCGAGTGGACGGTCCAGCTCCTCCAGCTCCAGCAGGGGTGGGCGGAGCCGGGGCTGCGCACGACCCGCACCCGTGAGGCGCTCGCCGCGGCGTGCGCGGCGGAGCTGATCCCGGGTGAGGAGGCGGCGATTCTCGACGAGGCGTGGGTCCTCGCGTCCCGGGTGCGCGGCGCGGTCATGCTGGTGCGCGGCCGTCCGGGCGACACGTTCCCGTCCGACGGGCGTGAGCTCGCGGCGGTGGGGCGGTACTTGGGCTACGACCCCGGCCACGTCGGCGACATGCTGGAGGACTACCGCCGCATGACGCGGAGGGCGCGCGCGGTGATGGAGGAGCGCTTCTACGGGGCGTAGCCCCCGTGGGTCACCTCCGCAGCGTGGACACGTGGGCGAGGAACCCGGTCAGTGCCAGTTCGAACGCCGCGTCGGCGCGGCCCGCGCCCATCGCGGCCAGGGCCGCCGCCAGCCGCGGCGTCGCCGTCTCGTCGGCCAGTTCCCACATCGCCTCCGGCGCCGCCATGTCCAGGGCGGAGCCGAGTACGACGTTCTCCAGGCCGATGATCACCGGCATCACGTCCGGCAGGGCGAACCCGGCGTCCAGCAGGAGTCCGGCCGCGAGCTCGTACTGGTCGAGGACGCGCTGGGCCCGCACGGGTGACGTCGTGAGCAGCGGGATCGCCTTGGGGTGGGCGGCGAAGGCGGCCCGGTAGGAGCGGGCCCAGTCCGCGAGCGCCTCGGCCCACGGCCGCTCGTCGCGGGCGAGCGTCGCGGGGTCGATCGCGGCGGCGACCCGCTCGCGCAGCAGTTCCACGATCCCGTCCCGGCCGTCCACATGGTGATACACGGATCCCGTCTGGACCCCGAGCCTCGCGGCGATCCGCGGAACGCTGAAGTCGCCTTTCTCGTCGACGAGTTCGAGCGCGATCGTGGTGATCCGCTCCCTGTCCAGCAGTGGCTTGCTCGGCCGTCCCATCGTGCGCTCTCCGAATCTGAGGTCTTCCCGTATGCCCGAAGGGAGGCTACATTGCCGAAACCGAAAGCCTTTAGGTTTCGCTTCCCGGCCACCGGGACGACGCCTCCGGGACCCCCGTCCCCCGCCGCCAGAAGGGCTTCCCTCCCCATGCCCGTAACCTCACCACAGACGCAGAACAGCGCGACCGCGGCCGCCGCGGAGCCCACCCTGCGCGCCGGTACCCTCGGCACCGCCGACATCGCCTTCTTCGTCGTCTCCGCCGCCGCCCCGCTCACCGTCATGGCGGGCGTCGCCCCGTTCGCCATCGCGCTCGGAGGCATCGGCGCCCCCGTCGGCTACCTCCTCGCCGGTCTGACGCTCGCCGTCTTCGCCGTCGGCTTCACCACGATGAGCCGCCACGTGCGCAGCGCCGGCGCCTTCTACGCGTACATCACACGCGGCCTCGGCCGCTCCGTCGGCATCGGCGCCGCCCTGCTCGCCATGGTCGGCTACAACGGCATGGAGATCGGCGTCTACGGCCTGCTCGGCACCGCCACGCAGGACACCCTGCACGCCCTCTTCGGCGTCGACATCCCCTGGCTGCCCGTGTCCCTCGCGGGGCTCGTGCTCATCTGGTACGGCGGCTTCCGGTCCATCGACTTCGGGGCCAAACTCCTCGGCGTCCTGCTCTGCGCCGAGACCGGCATCCTCGTCCTGCTCGCGGGCGGCGTGCTCCTCAAGGGCGGCGCGCACGGCCTGTCCGCCGCGTCCTTCGCGCCGGGCAACGTGCTCGTCCCCGGCACCGCCGCCGTACTGGCCTTCGCCTTCGCGGCGTTCACCGGCTTCGAGTCGACCGTCATCTACCGCCGCGAGGCCCGCGACCCCGGCCGCACGGTGCGCCGCGCGACCTACATCGCGGTCGCGTTCCTCGGCCTGTTCTACGCGTTCATCGTCTGGACCGTCATCCAGGCATTCGGTGACGCCCACGTCGTCCAGGCGGCGGGCAGCGACCCGGCCGGCCTGTTCTTCTCCGCCATCACCACCTTCGTGGGCGGCTGGGCGGCAGACCTGATGCACATCCTGATCGTGACCAGCGTCCTCGCCTCGCTCCTCGCCTTCCACAACGCGATCAACCGCTACGGGCTCGCGCTCGCCGAGGAGGGCGTCCTGCCCAAGGTGTTCGGCGCGGTCCACGCCAAGCACCGCTCCCCGTACCTCGCGGGCGTCGCGCAGACCGTGCTCGGCGCGGCCGTCGTCCTCGCCTTCTGGGCC encodes the following:
- a CDS encoding TetR/AcrR family transcriptional regulator, with amino-acid sequence MGRPSKPLLDRERITTIALELVDEKGDFSVPRIAARLGVQTGSVYHHVDGRDGIVELLRERVAAAIDPATLARDERPWAEALADWARSYRAAFAAHPKAIPLLTTSPVRAQRVLDQYELAAGLLLDAGFALPDVMPVIIGLENVVLGSALDMAAPEAMWELADETATPRLAAALAAMGAGRADAAFELALTGFLAHVSTLRR
- a CDS encoding APC family permease; translated protein: MPVTSPQTQNSATAAAAEPTLRAGTLGTADIAFFVVSAAAPLTVMAGVAPFAIALGGIGAPVGYLLAGLTLAVFAVGFTTMSRHVRSAGAFYAYITRGLGRSVGIGAALLAMVGYNGMEIGVYGLLGTATQDTLHALFGVDIPWLPVSLAGLVLIWYGGFRSIDFGAKLLGVLLCAETGILVLLAGGVLLKGGAHGLSAASFAPGNVLVPGTAAVLAFAFAAFTGFESTVIYRREARDPGRTVRRATYIAVAFLGLFYAFIVWTVIQAFGDAHVVQAAGSDPAGLFFSAITTFVGGWAADLMHILIVTSVLASLLAFHNAINRYGLALAEEGVLPKVFGAVHAKHRSPYLAGVAQTVLGAAVVLAFWAAGADPYAQLLLWVNTPGMIGLMALQLLAAIAVPFYFRRITHEEGVLRTVVAPIAATVLLSIAIVLVCTHLDLFTGASSLVNMALMAVAPAVFVLGIGLARRLRRTKPDVYERFAAEPPADA